Genomic window (Rossellomorea aquimaris):
CATATAAGGAAGGAGAAAGACCGCATGCCTAGAGAGTTCTCCTTAGAAAACACTCGTAATATCGGTATCATGGCACACATCGATGCTGGTAAAACAACTGCAACTGAGCGTATCCTATTTTATACAGGTCGTATCCATAAAATTGGAGAAACTCACGAAGGTGCTTCTCAAATGGACTGGATGGAGCAAGAGCAAGAACGTGGTATCACTATCACTTCTGCTGCGACAACAGCTCAATGGAAAGGCCATCGTATTAACATCATCGATACACCGGGACACGTAGACTTCACTGTTGAAGTTGAACGTTCATTGCGTGTACTTGATGGTGCAGTAGCAGTACTTGATGCTCAATCTGGTGTTGAGCCTCAAACCGAAACTGTTTGGCGCCAAGCAACAACTTACGGGGTTCCTCGTGTTGTGTTCGTTAATAAAATGGACAAAATCGGTGCTGACTTCCTTTATTCTGTGGGTACTCTTCATGAGCGTTTACAAGCGAATGCGCATCCAATTCAGCTTCCAATCGGTGCTGAGGATGATTTCGAAGGTATCATCGACTTAGTAGAAATGAAAGCTTACTTCTATGAAGATGACCTTGGAACTCGTGCAGAAGCTCGTGACATTCCAGAAGAGTACAAAGATCAAGCTGATGAATACCGCGGAAAGTTAATTGAAGCAGTTTCTGAACTTGATGAAGAGCTTATGATGAAGTACTTAGAAGGCGAAGAGCTTTCTAACGAAGAAATCAAAGCTGCTATCCGTGCGGCTACACTGACTGTCGAGTTCTACCCGGTAGTTTGTGGATCTGCATTTAAAAACAAAGGGGTTCAATTATTAATTGACTCAGTAATTGACTATCTTCCAGCGCCAACAGACGTAGAAGATATCAAAGGTTTTGTTCCTGATACAGAAGAAGAAGTAACTCGTCCATCAACAGACGATGCGCCATTCTCTGCTTTAGCGTTCAAAGTTGCAACTGACCCTTATGTTGGTAAATTAACATTCTTCCGTGTGTACTCAGGAACATTAGATTCTGGTTCATATGTAAGAAACTCTTCTAAAGGTAAACGTGAGCGTGTAGGACGTATCCTGCAAATGCACGCTAACTCTCGTGAAGAAATCTCTACAGTTTACGCTGGGGACATTGCAGCAGCTGTTGGTCTGAAAGATACTTCTACTGGAGATACACTATGTGATGAAAAGAGCCTTGTTATTCTTGAATCTATGGTATTCCCAGAGCCGGTTATCTCACTATCTGTTGAGCCTAAATCAAAAGCTGACCAAGATAAAATGACTACAGCTCTACAAAAACTTCAAGAGGAAGATCCAACATTCCGTGCGCATACTGACCAGGAAACAGGTCAAGTTATCATTGCGGGTATGGGTGAGCTTCACTTAGATATCATCGTTGACCG
Coding sequences:
- the fusA gene encoding elongation factor G, which produces MPREFSLENTRNIGIMAHIDAGKTTATERILFYTGRIHKIGETHEGASQMDWMEQEQERGITITSAATTAQWKGHRINIIDTPGHVDFTVEVERSLRVLDGAVAVLDAQSGVEPQTETVWRQATTYGVPRVVFVNKMDKIGADFLYSVGTLHERLQANAHPIQLPIGAEDDFEGIIDLVEMKAYFYEDDLGTRAEARDIPEEYKDQADEYRGKLIEAVSELDEELMMKYLEGEELSNEEIKAAIRAATLTVEFYPVVCGSAFKNKGVQLLIDSVIDYLPAPTDVEDIKGFVPDTEEEVTRPSTDDAPFSALAFKVATDPYVGKLTFFRVYSGTLDSGSYVRNSSKGKRERVGRILQMHANSREEISTVYAGDIAAAVGLKDTSTGDTLCDEKSLVILESMVFPEPVISLSVEPKSKADQDKMTTALQKLQEEDPTFRAHTDQETGQVIIAGMGELHLDIIVDRMKREFKVEANVGAPQVSYRETFRDTAKVEGKFARQSGGRGQFGHVWIEFSPNEEGKGFEFENGIVGGVVPREYIPAVQAGLSDALENGVLAGFPLVDVKARLFDGSYHDVDSSEMAFKIAASMALKNAASKCKPVILEPMMKVEVVIPEEYLGDIMGDVTSRRGRVEGMEARGNAQVVKAFVPLSEMFGYATSLRSNTQGRGTYSMHFDHYEEVPKSISEEIIKKNKGE